From Thermoleophilum album:
ACACGCCCGCCGCAGCTCTGCGCTACCTGCGCCGGCGCGGCGCGCTGGTGCTCGGCTACCTGTCGGTCGGAACGGTCGAGCCCGATCGCTTCTGGACGAAGCGCGCCCGCCGCTACGCGCTTGCACCGGTTCCGGGGTGGCCCGAGCGTTACGCCGACGTGGCGCGAAGCGGTTACCGCAAGTTGCTCGTCGGCGCGGTCGCACCGCGGCTTTTGGCGCGTGGTTTCGACGGGCTCTTTCTCGACAACGTCGACGTCGTCGAGAGCTATCCGCGCCTGGCACGCCCGATGCGCCAGCTGGTCGCCGACATTGCGCGCCTGGTGCGGCGGCGCGGGAAGCTGCTCGCCGCGCAGAACGCCGACGGTTTCACGCGCCGCCATCTGCTGCGCTGGCTCGACGCCTGGAACCGCGAAGACGTGAGCTGGCGCTACGACTTCGAGCGCCGCGCCTACGCGCCCACCGCGGCAAGCGAGCGCGCACGGGCGCTCGGGACGGTCAGACGGCTGCGCGCGACCGGGCTGGTCGTCACCGTCACCGACTATCCGCCGCCCGGCGACAGCTCAGCAGCGCAGGCTGCCGTTCAGGCTGCTTGCTCGGCCGGGGCGCTGCCTTGGATCTCGGACATCGCGCTGCGCACGCTGCCGGCGACGCCACCCCGCTGCGCAGCCAGCGAGAAGGCACGCTGAAGGGCGGCGCGCAACGTCGGCGTCTCGCCGCCCGGGGCGATCACGGGCGCGAGCCCGAACCGCGCAGCTTCGGCGTGCCGGCGCTCGGCGCGCGCCACCGGCCGCAGCTCGCCGCCGAGCCCGACCTCGCCGAACGCCACCACGCGGCGCTCGCGGTCGCCGAGCGGCACGCCCCGTGCCGCCGACGCCACCGCCAGCGCGACCGCGAGGTCGCCGCCCGGTTCGTCGACACGCAGACCGCCGGCTATCGAGACGAAAACGTCGGCGCTACCGAGCCGCAGCCCGGCGAAACGCTGCAGCACGGCGAGGACTAGCGCCAGACGGTTGCGGTCGACGCCGGCGCTCACCCGGCGCGGCGGAACCGCCTCAGAGGGCACGACCAGCGCTTGCACCTCGCACAAGAGCGGCCTGGAGCCCTCGAGCGCCGAGAGCACTACCGAGCCGGGCGGCGGCGGTCCGGAGCCGACGAGACGCGCGGAGGCGTCGCCGACCTCGGCGAGGCCGTCGTCGGCCATCTCGAACAGCCCAGCCTCGCCTGTAGCGCCGAAACGGTTCTTGAACGCGCGCAGCACGCGAAGGCCGCGCTCGCGCTCGCCCTCGAACGCGAGCACGCAATCGACGAGATGCTCGAGCGTGCGCGGACCGGCTATCGCGCCGTCCTTGGTGACGTGCCCGACGAGCAGAACACAGACGCGCAGACGCTTCGCTGCTTCGAGCAGTCGCGCCGCTGTCTCGCGCACCTGGGCCACCGACCCCGGAGCGCTAGCGAGCTCGGGGTCGCGCAGCACCTGCACCGAGTCGACCACGCAGAGCGCCGGTCGTTCGCGCTCGATCGTCGCGCAGATCGCACCGACGTCGGTTTCGCAGACCACCGGCACCTCGAGCGCCGCACGACCGAGGCGCTCGGCTCGCAGGCGCACCTGGCCGGCCGACTCCTCTCCCGAGACGTAGAGCACGCGCTCGCCGGCGGCGGCGAGCGCCGCTGCGGCCATCGTCGTCAGTGTCGACTTGCCGACCCCTGGTTCGCCGCCGATCAGGACCAGCGACCCGGGCACGAAACCGCCGCCGAGGACACGGTCGAGCTCGCCGATCCCGGTGGCGATGCGCGCTCCGCTGTCGGCCGCGATATCGGCCAGGCGCCGCGGCACGAGGGGACGCGCCCTCCCTGTCGCGCTGCCGCCGCCCGAGCGCTCGGTCGGTGCGCGCTGCTCGACGAGCGTGTTCCAGCTGCCGCAACCGGGGCAGCGACCGTGCCAGCGCCGGCTCTCGAAGCCGCAGCGCGCACAGACGTGGAGCGTTTGCGCTGCCATCGCGCCGACCGTAACGGCCGGCGCGGACGTTGCGCTACTCGTGCTCGGGCGCGGCCGTGTCGGCCTCGTCGGCCGTCGGCGACTCGCCCTCTGCCTCCGGCAGTTCGGGCAGCGGCGGCGCATCCGCCCCCGCTGCCGGCTCGCCGCCCTCGCCGGCACCCTGCTCGCCGGCCGCCTTGGCTCCGACACCGACCGGCTCGCGCTTGCGCTCGGGCTTCTGGATCGTGATCTTGACCTCGCCGCCCTCCTCGTCGGGGGCGCGATCGACGATCACCGTCGAGCCCGGCGGCATGTTCTGCGACAGCACCTCGTCGGCCAGCGGGTCCTCGATGTAGCGCTGGATGGCGCGCCGCAGCGGCCGCGCACCCATCGCCGGGTCCCAACCCTTCTCGACGAGGAACTCGCGCGCCTCCTCGGTGAGGTTGAGCGACAACTCGCGCTCGGCGAGCGTCTCGCGGATGCG
This genomic window contains:
- a CDS encoding endo alpha-1,4 polygalactosaminidase; the encoded protein is MPRRRALLAAGAALVFALVAASAAAGAGAAATGARKERLTKLHSARTFALALGVDLRRRALARRLAAYDLVVVDGEDTPAAALRYLRRRGALVLGYLSVGTVEPDRFWTKRARRYALAPVPGWPERYADVARSGYRKLLVGAVAPRLLARGFDGLFLDNVDVVESYPRLARPMRQLVADIARLVRRRGKLLAAQNADGFTRRHLLRWLDAWNREDVSWRYDFERRAYAPTAASERARALGTVRRLRATGLVVTVTDYPPPGDSSAAQAAVQAACSAGALPWISDIALRTLPATPPRCAASEKAR
- the radA gene encoding DNA repair protein RadA, which produces MAAQTLHVCARCGFESRRWHGRCPGCGSWNTLVEQRAPTERSGGGSATGRARPLVPRRLADIAADSGARIATGIGELDRVLGGGFVPGSLVLIGGEPGVGKSTLTTMAAAALAAAGERVLYVSGEESAGQVRLRAERLGRAALEVPVVCETDVGAICATIERERPALCVVDSVQVLRDPELASAPGSVAQVRETAARLLEAAKRLRVCVLLVGHVTKDGAIAGPRTLEHLVDCVLAFEGERERGLRVLRAFKNRFGATGEAGLFEMADDGLAEVGDASARLVGSGPPPPGSVVLSALEGSRPLLCEVQALVVPSEAVPPRRVSAGVDRNRLALVLAVLQRFAGLRLGSADVFVSIAGGLRVDEPGGDLAVALAVASAARGVPLGDRERRVVAFGEVGLGGELRPVARAERRHAEAARFGLAPVIAPGGETPTLRAALQRAFSLAAQRGGVAGSVRSAMSEIQGSAPAEQAA